The DNA segment TTATCAAGTGCATCTAAAACAGTGTTTAGCGCTGTATCAAAACCGATAGTAAAATCAGTTCCAGAAATATCATTATCAATTGTTCCTGGGATACCAATAGTTGGGAAGCCGCGTTTTGTAAGTGCTTCCGCTCCATGATAAGAACCATCTCCACCGATAACCACTAGGCCATCGATTTGATGTTTTTTCAATTGTTCAATTCCTTTAAGTTGTCCTTCTTCTGTAGCGAATTCAGGATATCTTGCGGAATAAAGGAAGGTACCACCGCGGTGAAGTAAATCACCAACAGAACCTAATTCTAATTTACGGATATCACCATTGACTAGCCCTAAAAAGCCATAGTTAATTCCATAAACTTCAAGTCCTTCATAGATTGCTTTCCGTACAACAGCACGAGTGGCTGCATTCATTCCTGGAGCGTCTCCTCCACTTGTTAAAATTGCAATTCGTTTCATTTTACTTACCACCTCAGACAATGATATTGTTTTTCATCACATGTGTTTATTCTACATGAAAAAAGGTTAAATGAAAAGCTCCAATAGAGCACTTTTTTCGATGACAGGCTTACGAACAAGCCAATTATCGTATTGGTCTATTCCTATTAGACGATTAAATGGCTTTATAACTAAAAAGAAGGATAATCGGTCTATACTTGTGAACCAATAAACTTTCTTTTCGATCTTTGGTGTATACCAATGAAGATGCTTTCCCAAGATTAAGGAAAGCATCTTCATTCGTTAATTATAGTATTTCATATACACCAATTTTTTTGAATTTTTCATAGCGTTGATTCATTAATTGTTCTTCAGAAAATGCCATTAAAGCATGTAAGGATTTCGTAATTGTTTTATTAATTTCTGCTGCTTGCGCGGTCAAATCACGATGAGCGCCACCTTTTACTTCTGGAATAATTCCATCAGTAATGCCTAATTCAAACAAATCGTCTGCAGTAATGCGCATTGATTCTGCAGCTTTTTTGGCTTGCCCAGCATCTTTCCATAAAATAGCTGCTGCACCTTCCGGAGAAATTACAGAAAAGACAGCATTTTCAAGCATGAAAATTTGGTTCCCAACACCGAGTGCAAGTGCACCACCACTACCACCTTCACCAATAACAATGGAAATAATTGGTACTTTCATATCGCTCATTTCGTAAAGGTTTCTAGCAATTGCTTCACTTTGTCCGCGTTCTTCGGCTGCACGTCCAGGATAAGCGCCTTTTGTATCAATAAAGCAAATAATTGGTCGACCAAATTTATCTGCTTGTTTCATTAATCGCAGGGCTTTACGGAAGCCTTCTGGATGTGGCATACCAAAATTACGATGCAAATTGTCTTTGGTATCTTTACCACGTTGGTGTCCAATGACTGTCACTGGAATACCATTAAAAGTAGCAACTCCGCCTACAATCGCAGCATCATCGCCAAATGCACGGTCTCCGTGAAGTTCCATAAAATCTTCAAACAAAAGAGAAATGTAATCAAGTGTTGTAGGTCGTTCTGGATGACGTGCTACTTGAAATTTATCCCATGCCGTCATATTACTATAAACACTTGCTTCTAACTTAGCTAAACGTTTCTCCAGCTTTTCGATTTCATTAGTCAAATCAACGTCCGAAGTTTCATTGTATTCTTTTAAATCGGCAATTTTACTTTTCAGTTCTAAAATAGGTTTTTCAAACTCCATCTCATTCGCCATCAGATTCACCTCCTGTTTCAGGTGTTTTAGCATGAATTCTCAAAATAAAACTTAATTTATTTTGCAAATCAAGACGTGAAATACAGTCATCTAATTGACCATGTTTCAATAAGAATTCGGCAGTTTGGAAGTCTTCTGGTAATTCTTCACGAACTGTTTGCTCAATTACACGTCGACCGGCAAACCCAATTAAAGCACCAGGTTCCGCAAAATTATAGTCTCCAAGTGATGCAAAACTAGCGGATACGCCACCTGTTGTTGGATGGGTCATCACAGTAATAATAAGACCACCGTGATTACTAAATCGTTTGAAGGCAGCGGAAGTTTTTGCCATTTGCATAAGGGAAATCATTCCTTCTTGCATACGTGCGCCTCCTGAAGCCGTAAAGACAACAAATGGTTTATTTGTTTTGTCAGCTTCTTCCACAGCACGTAGGATTTTTTCACCGACAACTGATCCCATACTTGCCATTCTAAACCGAGAATCCATCACAGCAATAACAAGCGGATTCCCAGCTATTGTTGCATGACCAGTGACAATAGCTTCATTTAAACCACTCTTTTGCTTATCTTTCTCGATACGATCCATATAATTTTCAAAACCAAGTGGATTTGCTGTTGTTAAGTTAGCATCTAATTCTTCAAAAGATCCTTCGTCAACAAGCATATCAATTCGAACTTTCGCCCCAATCGGATGATGAAAACCACAATAATTACATACCATCAGATTTTTTTGCAATTCTTTGGTATACATTATTTTTTTACATTCTGGACATTTTGTCATAATACCTTCTGGAACATCTGCTTTCGTTCCATCAGAAGGAATTGTGGCATATTTTCTCTTTTTTGGTTTTGTAAACAAGTCTCCTAGCAAGGATAACCCTCCCCATTTACGCTTTCTATTGTGGTTATTAACGATTCTTTAATGCTGTATAAATAAAAAATGAATAAAGACATAAAACACACTTTTAATCGAATTTTCCCACAAGAAGACAAAATGCCAGTCCGCCCGAATTATAAATGGACAGACTGCGCAATATTGTTTTCCACGTTAAACTATAACATACTTTCCATAAATATAGAAAGTCTAAGATTACTTAATCACCACATTCTCTTTGCCGAGTAACTCTATTAAAGCCTCTTCAAGCTCATTTGATGGGGCGATTTGGATATTTTTTAGTTCCGCTGTTTGTTTGGTTATCGCTTGATGAATAATAACTTTACAATCCCCTTTATGGCGCATTAGAATTGGTTTTATTTGCTCTATTTGCACAGCTTCTGTTAATTTTAAAAATAGTCTCACTGGCGCTTTGATTTCTTTTAAATCTTCCGCCTTATTGACGATTAACTGAAGTTCCCCATTTCTTGTATCTGATTTGACTTGTAAGAAAAGAATTTCTCCTTTTTGTGCAAAATTAGCATACTTACGGTAGCTTTCAGGAAACATCACTGCACTTAATTCTTTTGAGTCATCACTAATTGTCAAGAAGCACATTGTTTCACCTTTTTTTGTTCGAATGGATTTCACTTCATGAACATAGGCTGCGACTTGATAATTTTTACCAGAAGTAATATTGGCGAGTTTGGTAATGGAAAGGTTTTGTAATTTATTTTGATAATAAGACACTGGGTGCGCCGAAACATATTGACCGGTGTATAATTTTTCTTTTTCGAGCTTTTCATCAATTGAAATTGG comes from the Listeria welshimeri serovar 6b str. SLCC5334 genome and includes:
- a CDS encoding acetyl-CoA carboxylase carboxyltransferase subunit alpha, producing MANEMEFEKPILELKSKIADLKEYNETSDVDLTNEIEKLEKRLAKLEASVYSNMTAWDKFQVARHPERPTTLDYISLLFEDFMELHGDRAFGDDAAIVGGVATFNGIPVTVIGHQRGKDTKDNLHRNFGMPHPEGFRKALRLMKQADKFGRPIICFIDTKGAYPGRAAEERGQSEAIARNLYEMSDMKVPIISIVIGEGGSGGALALGVGNQIFMLENAVFSVISPEGAAAILWKDAGQAKKAAESMRITADDLFELGITDGIIPEVKGGAHRDLTAQAAEINKTITKSLHALMAFSEEQLMNQRYEKFKKIGVYEIL
- the accD gene encoding acetyl-CoA carboxylase, carboxyltransferase subunit beta; the encoded protein is MLGDLFTKPKKRKYATIPSDGTKADVPEGIMTKCPECKKIMYTKELQKNLMVCNYCGFHHPIGAKVRIDMLVDEGSFEELDANLTTANPLGFENYMDRIEKDKQKSGLNEAIVTGHATIAGNPLVIAVMDSRFRMASMGSVVGEKILRAVEEADKTNKPFVVFTASGGARMQEGMISLMQMAKTSAAFKRFSNHGGLIITVMTHPTTGGVSASFASLGDYNFAEPGALIGFAGRRVIEQTVREELPEDFQTAEFLLKHGQLDDCISRLDLQNKLSFILRIHAKTPETGGESDGE